A region from the Polyangium spumosum genome encodes:
- a CDS encoding sulfatase: MLAEPPLTPLDRALRAGLSTWLGFALVALTNALFITLRLPRPPSLWLRAQHHLFDAAGVLGLGLVAALVVGAGTLLVERTTRELGRWWLWASLALGGYAAITSVILFELVGYELERLANSRFGGRHHALVYTLGAAALTFAVPAAHVAGALVSRRSILRIVALGVALFVMVANHLVLRDDYAGLHGALAWLAATLGGQAAASFAFAARYRIRPRAGKMLLAFGLGAGLFGIAVAPPVSVRIELFREPGAISAWAFARTIWRLPGDPYAVPPSEALGSIYFHPLEDLLPTPPTTPPLLAGRAPLVVLITLDAVRADAIDREQNEAHFPTITRLKKEGASFTRATSPGSQTAVSLSSMFSGRYFSQLVFRDHGRGPTRFLYPATDPSPRFPELLARQGVKTASFCSLTFLTNEFGVARGFVEETVVTEGRRHAHAEQVMKPLLERLRRAGDEPLFLYAHLLEPHAPYDRGGKTGPASQRYLAEIGVADRWLGELVALLEARFLDRAYLIVTSDHGEAFGEHGTLKHSKTLYEELLRIPLLVRGPGVAARRIEEHVTLVDLGPTILDLFGVETPSTFLGQSLVPLLAGHDVRLERPVLAEGRLRRVLYWEGLKVIDDPRRKVVEVFDLSQDPREKRNLFDVDHARAQPALSALRLFFEAHHASAPGYEPPYKP; this comes from the coding sequence ATGCTCGCTGAACCCCCTCTGACACCCCTCGATCGCGCCCTGCGCGCCGGGCTCTCGACGTGGCTCGGCTTCGCGCTCGTCGCGCTCACGAACGCGCTGTTCATCACGCTCCGGCTCCCGCGCCCGCCGAGCCTCTGGCTTCGCGCTCAGCATCATCTCTTCGACGCGGCCGGCGTGCTCGGCCTCGGGCTCGTCGCGGCGCTCGTGGTCGGGGCGGGGACGCTGCTCGTCGAGCGGACCACGCGCGAGCTCGGGAGGTGGTGGCTCTGGGCCTCGCTCGCGCTCGGCGGGTATGCGGCGATCACGTCGGTGATCCTGTTCGAGCTCGTCGGCTACGAGCTCGAGCGGCTCGCGAACAGCCGCTTCGGGGGCCGTCACCACGCGCTCGTGTACACGCTCGGCGCGGCGGCCCTCACGTTCGCCGTGCCGGCGGCGCACGTGGCCGGGGCGCTCGTATCGCGCCGATCGATCCTGCGGATCGTCGCGCTCGGGGTCGCGCTGTTCGTCATGGTCGCGAATCACCTCGTCTTGCGGGACGATTACGCAGGGCTGCACGGGGCCCTCGCGTGGCTCGCGGCGACGCTCGGGGGGCAGGCGGCGGCTTCGTTCGCCTTTGCGGCGCGATATCGAATACGACCGCGGGCGGGGAAAATGCTGCTCGCGTTTGGCCTCGGCGCGGGCCTGTTCGGGATCGCCGTGGCGCCGCCCGTCTCCGTGCGGATCGAGCTCTTCCGCGAGCCGGGCGCGATCTCGGCGTGGGCCTTCGCGCGGACGATCTGGCGTTTGCCCGGGGACCCCTACGCCGTACCGCCCTCCGAGGCCCTGGGGTCGATTTATTTTCACCCGCTGGAGGATCTCCTTCCGACCCCGCCCACCACGCCGCCGCTGCTCGCCGGAAGGGCGCCGCTCGTCGTATTGATCACCCTCGACGCCGTGCGCGCCGACGCGATCGACAGGGAGCAAAACGAGGCGCACTTCCCCACGATCACGCGGCTCAAAAAGGAGGGCGCCTCCTTCACGCGCGCGACCTCGCCGGGCAGCCAGACGGCCGTCTCGCTCTCCTCGATGTTCTCCGGCCGGTATTTCTCGCAGCTCGTCTTTCGTGACCACGGCCGAGGGCCGACGCGGTTCTTGTATCCGGCGACCGACCCGTCCCCGCGATTCCCCGAGCTCCTCGCGCGACAGGGCGTGAAGACGGCGAGCTTTTGCAGCCTCACGTTCCTCACCAACGAATTCGGCGTGGCGCGCGGTTTCGTCGAGGAGACGGTCGTCACCGAGGGCCGGAGACACGCCCACGCCGAGCAGGTGATGAAGCCGCTGCTCGAACGGCTACGCCGCGCCGGCGACGAGCCACTTTTCCTGTACGCGCACCTCCTCGAGCCACACGCGCCGTACGACCGCGGCGGCAAGACCGGCCCGGCGTCGCAGCGGTATCTCGCGGAGATCGGCGTCGCGGACAGGTGGCTCGGTGAGCTCGTCGCGTTGCTCGAAGCGCGCTTTTTGGACCGCGCCTACCTCATCGTCACGAGCGACCACGGCGAGGCCTTCGGCGAACACGGGACCCTCAAGCACTCGAAGACGCTCTACGAGGAGCTTTTGCGGATCCCGCTCCTCGTGCGTGGGCCGGGCGTCGCCGCGCGGCGCATCGAGGAGCACGTGACGCTCGTCGACCTCGGGCCGACGATCCTCGACCTCTTCGGCGTGGAGACGCCGTCGACGTTCCTCGGCCAGAGCCTCGTGCCGCTGCTCGCGGGCCACGACGTGCGGCTCGAGAGGCCCGTGCTCGCCGAGGGGCGGCTCCGGCGCGTGCTTTACTGGGAGGGGCTCAAGGTGATCGACGATCCACGGAGGAAGGTCGTCGAGGTCTTCGACCTCTCGCAGGATCCGCGCGAGAAGCGGAACCTCTTCGACGTGGACCACGCGCGCGCCCAGCCGGCGCTCTCGGCGCTGCGGCTCTTCTTCGAGGCGCACCACGCGTCCGCGCCGGGTTACGAGCCGCCGTACAAGCCCTGA
- a CDS encoding aminotransferase class III-fold pyridoxal phosphate-dependent enzyme: MTDDITELTARHTYGTWRAQRGWKPLHVTKAEGCHFWDASGKRYLDFSSQLVCSNLGHQNQAVIDAICAQAKELAFIGPSYTCDIRAKAALKMLEVMPAGLDKFFFATSGTEANEAAIKIARLYTGKHKIIARYTSYHGSTAGSIAATGDMRRWFVEPTGKIPGVIFGPEANCYRCPLQQKPDTCATACADYLAYMIDHEENVAAVLVEPIVGTNGVLVPPPDYMPRLAELAKKRGVLLIADEVMTGWGRTGKWFAMEHWGVTPDILTTAKGVTNAAMPLGVVATSRAIADHFDDNFFAHGHTYEAHPLTLAPAVAAIDEYKRLGLIERSAKMGELLGQKLKALAAKHPSIGDVRGLGLFWAVELVKDRTTKEPFNTPQDKAARKPLVIDAVAGEMMKRGVTVLSWVSHLVIAPPLIVTEAELDEGIAALDAALSIADEKIA, encoded by the coding sequence ATGACCGACGACATCACCGAGCTCACGGCGAGGCATACCTACGGCACCTGGCGCGCGCAGCGCGGCTGGAAGCCCCTGCACGTCACGAAGGCCGAGGGCTGCCATTTCTGGGACGCCTCCGGCAAACGATACCTGGATTTCTCGTCGCAGCTCGTCTGCTCGAACCTGGGACACCAGAACCAGGCGGTCATCGACGCCATTTGCGCGCAAGCCAAGGAGCTCGCCTTCATCGGCCCCTCGTACACCTGCGACATCCGCGCCAAGGCCGCGCTCAAGATGCTCGAGGTGATGCCCGCGGGGCTCGACAAGTTCTTCTTCGCCACCTCCGGCACCGAGGCGAACGAGGCCGCCATCAAGATCGCCCGGCTCTACACGGGCAAACACAAGATCATCGCGCGTTACACCTCGTACCACGGCTCGACCGCGGGCTCGATCGCCGCGACGGGCGACATGCGCCGCTGGTTCGTGGAGCCGACGGGGAAGATCCCCGGCGTGATCTTCGGGCCCGAGGCGAATTGTTATCGATGCCCGCTCCAGCAAAAGCCGGATACGTGCGCCACGGCCTGCGCCGATTACCTCGCGTACATGATCGACCACGAGGAGAACGTGGCCGCCGTCCTCGTCGAGCCCATCGTCGGGACGAACGGCGTGCTCGTGCCGCCGCCCGACTACATGCCGAGGCTCGCCGAGCTCGCGAAGAAGCGCGGCGTCCTGCTCATCGCGGACGAGGTCATGACGGGCTGGGGCCGCACGGGCAAGTGGTTCGCCATGGAGCACTGGGGCGTCACGCCCGACATCCTCACGACCGCGAAGGGCGTGACGAACGCGGCGATGCCGCTCGGCGTGGTCGCCACGAGCCGCGCGATCGCCGATCATTTCGACGACAACTTCTTCGCGCACGGCCACACCTACGAGGCGCACCCGCTCACGCTCGCGCCCGCGGTCGCGGCGATCGACGAGTACAAGCGGCTCGGGCTCATCGAGCGGAGCGCGAAGATGGGCGAGCTGCTCGGGCAGAAGCTCAAGGCCCTCGCCGCGAAGCACCCGTCGATCGGCGACGTGCGTGGCCTCGGCCTCTTCTGGGCCGTGGAGCTCGTCAAGGACCGCACGACGAAGGAGCCCTTCAACACGCCGCAGGACAAGGCCGCGCGCAAGCCACTCGTCATCGACGCGGTCGCCGGGGAGATGATGAAGCGCGGGGTCACGGTGCTCTCGTGGGTGAGCCACCTCGTGATCGCCCCGCCGCTCATCGTGACGGAGGCGGAGCTCGACGAGGGCATCGCCGCGCTCGACGCCGCGCTCTCGATCGCCGACGAAAAGATCGCGTGA
- a CDS encoding amidohydrolase family protein, translating into MWKIAFRTSFLACTLLATAHCGPGEGTPGTPGGAGGTGNAGGNGGNGGTGGTGGVGGGTGGTGGGECTTDDKAIRLGKLVNPEDGSVLENAIVVIHEDRISYVGTDEKQIPCGASVVDWSAYTGLPGLIDAHVHLAYHTDGEPGTLPWDRISWLYNNNPLKLLELARGAALATLKTGVTTAIDKGGPDFLLKPLREEIMSGKTPGPRMYASMGGISSYKFPTLLTDTELTGWVEMQKLRGADLVKVWADQCSDDTLDCVPTFTADQLKLLVDTSHQHNLPIAIHAYHEDTAKLAILAGPDSIEHPEGIDMVDCGNMIDKGTIYVPTIDHNRYYKDNIEFFGYTPDMEAKFEAYIQENLAAATQAHSVGVKIAMGSDAVFTGFGQNTQELSWLVQAGMTPLEALRAATINGAESIGAQNEIGKVAVGYYADIIAVEGDPLADVNVVLDGVRKVMMGGRVTEF; encoded by the coding sequence ATGTGGAAAATAGCTTTCCGGACGTCCTTCTTGGCTTGCACCCTCCTCGCGACCGCCCATTGCGGCCCCGGTGAGGGCACCCCGGGCACCCCGGGTGGCGCAGGTGGCACAGGCAACGCAGGTGGCAACGGCGGCAACGGCGGTACCGGCGGCACCGGCGGCGTCGGCGGAGGGACCGGCGGCACCGGCGGCGGCGAATGCACGACCGACGACAAGGCCATCCGGCTGGGCAAGCTCGTCAACCCGGAGGACGGCTCGGTCCTCGAGAATGCGATCGTCGTGATCCACGAGGATCGGATCAGCTACGTCGGCACGGATGAAAAGCAGATCCCGTGCGGCGCCAGCGTCGTCGATTGGTCGGCGTACACGGGGCTGCCCGGGCTCATCGACGCCCACGTCCACTTGGCCTACCACACGGACGGGGAGCCGGGCACGCTCCCCTGGGATCGCATCAGCTGGCTGTACAACAACAACCCCTTGAAGCTCCTCGAGCTGGCCCGCGGCGCGGCGCTGGCGACGCTCAAGACCGGCGTCACGACCGCGATCGACAAGGGAGGCCCCGATTTCCTCCTGAAACCCCTGCGCGAAGAGATCATGTCCGGCAAGACGCCGGGGCCGCGGATGTACGCCTCGATGGGCGGCATCTCCAGCTACAAGTTCCCGACGCTGCTCACGGACACCGAGTTGACGGGCTGGGTGGAGATGCAGAAGCTGCGCGGCGCCGATCTCGTGAAGGTATGGGCCGACCAGTGCTCCGACGACACGCTCGATTGCGTGCCGACGTTCACGGCCGACCAGCTCAAGCTCCTCGTCGACACGTCCCACCAGCACAATTTGCCCATCGCGATTCACGCGTACCACGAGGACACGGCCAAGCTCGCCATCCTGGCCGGCCCGGACTCGATCGAGCACCCGGAGGGCATCGACATGGTGGACTGCGGCAACATGATTGACAAGGGGACGATCTACGTGCCGACCATCGATCACAATCGATACTACAAGGACAACATCGAGTTCTTCGGCTACACGCCGGACATGGAGGCGAAGTTCGAGGCGTACATCCAGGAGAACCTCGCGGCCGCGACCCAGGCGCACTCGGTGGGCGTGAAGATCGCGATGGGCTCGGACGCCGTGTTCACCGGGTTCGGGCAGAATACGCAGGAGCTCAGTTGGCTCGTGCAAGCCGGGATGACGCCGCTCGAGGCGCTGCGCGCCGCCACCATCAACGGCGCCGAGAGCATCGGCGCCCAGAACGAGATCGGGAAGGTGGCGGTGGGTTATTACGCCGACATCATCGCGGTCGAGGGTGACCCGCTGGCCGATGTCAATGTGGTCCTCGACGGGGTGCGCAAGGTGATGATGGGCGGGCGCGTCACGGAGTTCTGA
- a CDS encoding LysR family transcriptional regulator, translated as MNWDDLRFVAALSRAGSLAKTAAALGVDHTTVGRRVEAAERALGLRLFTRTAAGYVLTRDGERLLAPLQQVEDAVLALERGVHAQRGALEGTVRVTSPETFGITYLAPRLARFGHQYPALCVELLPAGAVLDLSRSEAELALRFVRTSHESLRVRRVGEVRHGLYASAAYLDRHPVRGPGDLHAHPLLLPGSGVELAWLQHLSPGARPAFVSDVSLALAEAAQADAGVAVLPRFLGDRTPGLLHVPMPREPGQPLWLTVHRDLRQTPRVSVLVDFLVATLRADRDLLLGA; from the coding sequence ATGAACTGGGACGATCTTCGCTTCGTCGCCGCGCTCTCGCGCGCGGGTTCCCTCGCCAAGACGGCCGCGGCGCTCGGCGTCGACCACACCACGGTCGGCCGGCGCGTCGAGGCCGCCGAGCGCGCGCTGGGCCTGCGGCTGTTCACGCGCACCGCCGCCGGTTACGTGCTGACGCGTGACGGCGAGCGGCTGCTCGCACCTCTCCAGCAGGTCGAGGACGCGGTGCTCGCGCTGGAGCGCGGGGTGCACGCGCAACGCGGCGCGCTGGAGGGCACGGTGCGGGTGACCTCGCCCGAGACCTTCGGCATCACCTACCTGGCCCCGCGCCTCGCGCGTTTTGGCCACCAGTACCCGGCGCTCTGCGTCGAGCTCTTGCCGGCCGGCGCGGTGCTCGACCTCAGCCGCAGCGAGGCCGAGCTGGCGCTACGTTTCGTGCGTACGTCCCACGAGTCGCTGCGCGTCCGCCGCGTCGGCGAGGTGAGGCACGGCCTGTACGCGTCCGCCGCGTATCTCGACCGGCACCCGGTCCGGGGGCCGGGGGATCTGCACGCGCACCCGCTGCTCCTGCCCGGGAGCGGCGTCGAGCTGGCCTGGCTGCAACACCTGTCGCCGGGCGCGCGGCCCGCCTTCGTGAGCGACGTGTCGCTGGCCCTCGCCGAGGCCGCGCAGGCCGACGCCGGGGTGGCGGTGCTGCCGCGGTTCCTCGGCGACCGGACGCCGGGCCTTTTGCACGTGCCCATGCCACGCGAGCCCGGGCAGCCGTTGTGGCTGACCGTGCACCGCGACCTGCGGCAGACCCCGCGGGTGAGCGTGCTCGTCGACTTTCTGGTGGCCACCCTGCGGGCCGACCGCGATTTGTTGCTCGGCGCCTGA
- a CDS encoding DUF6968 family protein, giving the protein MNILTTRTLRYTDEGVEAEKDVVLTIFEPFENDHGDWVCVFDFEPPIKPRLARARGVDVLQAFVDGLLDARLYFETTKWSRTGHWQGLRDCGLPMNKGPWPVQPPEIPPPEDNPGTLEVFATRRLRYPDETGAATALLLTVFKPYQAELGAWKCAFAFGPSETAPLRHGMGADFIEAALDGLALARATYESMLPKGWAPPESEDLLLACDDLPYKIGRSFWTGRPKP; this is encoded by the coding sequence ATGAATATCCTGACGACACGAACCCTGAGGTACACCGACGAGGGCGTCGAGGCCGAGAAGGACGTGGTCCTGACCATCTTCGAGCCCTTCGAAAATGACCACGGGGACTGGGTGTGCGTGTTCGATTTCGAGCCGCCCATCAAGCCGAGGCTCGCCAGGGCGCGCGGCGTGGACGTCCTGCAGGCATTCGTCGACGGCCTGCTCGATGCGCGCCTCTACTTCGAGACGACGAAGTGGTCGAGGACGGGACATTGGCAAGGGTTACGCGACTGCGGTTTGCCCATGAACAAGGGTCCCTGGCCGGTTCAGCCGCCCGAGATCCCACCGCCCGAGGACAACCCGGGCACCCTGGAGGTCTTCGCCACCCGAAGGCTCCGCTATCCCGACGAGACCGGCGCCGCCACCGCGCTGCTCCTCACCGTCTTCAAGCCCTACCAGGCGGAGCTTGGCGCGTGGAAATGCGCCTTCGCCTTCGGTCCCTCCGAGACCGCCCCCCTTCGCCATGGCATGGGCGCGGACTTCATCGAGGCCGCCCTCGACGGGCTCGCCCTGGCGCGCGCGACCTACGAAAGCATGCTGCCGAAGGGCTGGGCCCCTCCGGAGTCCGAGGACCTCCTCCTCGCGTGTGATGACCTCCCTTATAAAATCGGGCGGTCGTTCTGGACAGGTCGGCCGAAGCCGTGA